A region of the Oncorhynchus clarkii lewisi isolate Uvic-CL-2024 chromosome 29, UVic_Ocla_1.0, whole genome shotgun sequence genome:
ttctcaggctttcgcctgcaacatcagttctgttatactcacagaaaatatttgtacagttttggagtattttctatcctaagctgtcaattatatgcatattctagcatcttgtcctgacaaaatatcctgtttactacgggaacgttatttttccaaaaatgaaaatactgccatctagtcacaaaaggttaagaAATTAAGCGGCCATGACTGAAACTAGACAAGAGTTGTCTTGGGGGTGGTTTGTACGTGGCAAACGTTTGTACATTCACTCTGCCAAAACCATACACCGTTACAGCCGCTCACCCATCTAGATAACTGAGAAACAGTCTAACCAGGTCTCGAAGTCGCCAAGGCCAACTTCTTTCTACAATTAGCTTCAGCCGGCTAGTGTGCGAACAGGGCAAAGTTGGTTTGACATTGGATAGCTTATCTCTGGGGCTAGTTACGGGATtgtcaataaattacacaatgcaAATGTGActattttttgtttgtcgcattaaatgctttcaatatttatatgaatttctacaatttctAGTTTGTAAGGAGTTAAGTCAATTTGAAATATGGAGCtattgacatttaaaaaatattgtaTTAAGTATTTTGTGTAATTTACTGATGGCCCCCTAACCAGCCCTGTAGAGATATCAaatgtcaaaccaaattgacCATTACTTGAGCGCTGTGGGCATGTGGGCAGGATTGAAATAAACCCAAACAGAGGAACACTGTTAAAGGTACCCTAAATTCCGTGacgtacatttttttttcttatcTCACAAATCTTAATTTTGGACGGGACTTTATGACccaaattatcctatttacactttgtagtaaaTTTGAACACtataataaatgtttctgactcatatgtCACAGGCCGTTTTCAAAACGAGAAGTTGTTTTTCAGGGGCAGTCGCTCTTTAACCTCatgagatgggaaaacatgtttttatgaaGCTGAACAAGTGCTCtttatgacaaatgttaaaaTTAAAATGATGTGAAATCAAGTTATACAtccagtacaagtcaaaagtttggacaaaatctcattcaaggttttatttttatttttatataatgttctacattgtataatcgtgaagacatcaaaactatgaaataacacatatggaatcatgtagtaaccaaaaaagtgttacaacaAATCaaagtattttatatttcagattcttcaaatagccaccttttgccttgatgacagctttgcacatgcttggcattctctaaaccagcttcatgaggtagtcaactggaatgcatttcaattaacaggtgtgccttgttaagttcatttctggaatttctttccttcttaatgcgttttagccaatcagttgtgttgtgacaaggtctgggttgggggtatacagaagatagccctatttggtaaaagtccatattatggcaagaacagctcaaataagcaaagggaaatgacagtccattattttaagacacgaaggtcagtcaatccgcaaaatttcaagaactttgaaagtttcttcaagtgcagtcggaaAAAAcataaagcgctatgatgaaactggctctcatgaggaccgccacaggaaaggaagcccCAGATTTACCACTCCTGcacaggataagttcattatagttaccagcctcagaaattgcagcccaaataaattcagacatctcagcatcaactgttcaaGAGGAGACTGGGAATCATGCCTTCATGGtaaaattgctacaaagaaaccattactaagggacaccaataagaagacttgcttgggtcaagaaacaaaAGCAATGGACATAAgactggtggaaatatgtcctttggtctgataagtcaacattttagatttttagttccaacctctgtgtctttgtgagatgcagagtaggtgaacggatgatctctgcatgtgtggtccccactgtgaagcattgcggaggaggtgtgggggtgctttgctggtgacactgtcagggatttatttagaattcaaagcatgcttaaccagcatggctcccacatcattctgcagcgctacgccgtcccatctggtttgatcttagtcccactatcatttgtttttcaacaggaaaatgacccaacacacatccaggctgtgtaagggctatttgaccaagaagaagagtgaccGAGTGCTGCATCAGAGGACCTGGCCtgtacaatcacccgacctcaacccaattgaggtggtttgggatgagttggaccgcagggtGATGTAAAAgcagccaagtgctcagcatatgtgggaactccttcaagactgttggaaaagcattccaggtgaagctggttgagagaatgccaagagagtgaaaagctgtcatcaaggcaaagggtggctactttgaagaatctaaaatatttggatttgtttaacacttttttgtagttactacatgactccttgtattccttattctacaatgaagaaaatagtaaaaataaagaaaaacccttgaatgagtaggtttgtccaaacattttactggtactgtatatatatttttttaccaagtaacacttctcaaaaggcaccgaattggtggaacgacctcTCTCTTTTGTACTCTCCCTCCCATGTCTTGCCTCTTATCTCTCTTACACACTTGCTCCTCATCCCTTCTGAAATGGTGCCTGTGTAGATTGGCGTTGTTATATGATGACAGGGCAGTATAAACAGATAGGTATCGTCTGTAATCTGTCTCTGATTGTGTAAGGACATCAAAGGTCCATTTCTCTGAATCCCTGACATGTTGACGTGTCCGTATCCAGGCTACCATCACCGTAGCAATAGAAGTTGAAGGGAAAAAAAGGTGAGGGTGCAGCCTCCTCTGACATCACTCGATGACATCACACAAGATATGTTGGTCCTATTCTGGTTACTCAAAGTTCAGGAAAAACGAGTTGGTAGACATTCTCTGTGTTTTGTTCcctccccttctcgctctctctttttctctcactgtCATAGACTCTTCTCACTGCCAGTCATTGTTTTTGTCCCAGTGAGATTGTGAGCTCCTCTCTTCAATTCTTTCTCTCGAACTCTCCTGTTGTCGGTTTGGTGTTTGGTGGTTGTGACCCCTCTATTATGCCATGGGAGACCCTGTGCCTTTCTCCATCCTGAACGAGAGACTGAGACCACAGTTGACTGCCATGGAACAACTCTGCTACTCCCTGCACACCCTGGAAGATGGACACCAGCTGCCTGGCATTGTCAGTGGCAGTTCAACCACACGGTCTACAATACTGAGAGATGAAATACAAACACAGGATGATTCAAGCTCGACCACGACCGAACCAGAGGATGACCCAGAAAAGGAGGATGTGGTCACAGAAAGGTTGACTTCGCTGACCGAAGAGGGGGACAACTGTCATGATCTGTTGACCATGACCAGTACCTGCTTGATGCAATCTTTGACCGCAGAAGATGCTGGTCCTGATGGTTCTGGTGAGCTGACCGTGGTCAAGGAGAGTTTGGCCATAGAGAATGGCGATCCAGGTGTTTTGACCATGGTCAGTGAGGGAGATGGTTCTGATGAGGTCAGTGAGGATAAAAGCCCTTTCAGACGGAGCTACGTAGACCGAACCTTACCGGACCTCATCAGGAGTGGACAACAGCTCGGCAGACGCAGAACATTAGGACCAGTGTCCGACACGGTGAGAGAGTGAGGACGGacaaaaataaaatgtgtgtGCTGTGCGGCCAAGAAAGTATATTGAATATAATTTGACGCAGTACTTGTTATGGTTTTCAAAGATCTTGGACCAGAACAGATCTTTCACCTCGTTCAGTACAAGTGTGTCATACTCTGCTATAGAATGTTATCAGCTCATAGAGACAGGTTTGATTTGTGGCTGAAGGGAACATTGTTGTCGCTCGTTGGGCTCTTATCAGTTAGGGGCCTGGtgtatctgtgtgcgtgtgtaataTGAGCTTTCGCATGCGTATCCAGTACAACAGGATTTGTCTCTGCTGTGTCTCATCTTCCAGGAATCTGGATTAGCACCGTTTACCACTGTGCCTGAGTTTTTCATGACACCATTTATTCTTAGctgaaggttgtgtgtgtgtgcgcatggttAAAGGTAGTGCctcaggtggtgtgtgtgtgtgttatgcatgTAAcactggtggtgtgtgtgtgtgtgtgtgtgttttgcatgtAACACTGTTGGTGTGTGTCTAGTTGAAAGGAAGAGGAAATTCAGCAACACCTGTAGGAATTTGTTATACATGCTTCTTTACAAATGTGCTTGTGTGTAGTTGAAGGAAGTGCGTCGGGAGGTGGCGCTGTCAGTGAGACGCAGTCTGAGGCTGAAGGCTCAGGTGGACAAACTACAGGAGAACAGAGACGAACCGGGATGGATCCAACACAGGgagaaggtaacacacacacacttcaaataCAGTCAAGCATAACCATACATTCGACAGGTAATTTCAAAGGTCATGCAATTGTTGAAACATACAAAAACAAGATCAGTGTTGATGTATAAAGGCTGAATAACAAGAATCACATGACCACAGGGCTTGAATGGAGGCTCTGGAAGTAGACTAACaggagtgaatcctttctgtTTCTGTGAAGCACGTCACCTTTAGAAGTCTGTGTTTATGTTAAACTCtttccccaccctccctccctccctccatccatccttctctcaccccctccctcagGAAATAAAGCTCTGCCTCGGGTTCTGCTGTGGTAcaagtggttgcacagcct
Encoded here:
- the LOC139387905 gene encoding bicaudal-D-related protein 2-like isoform X1, translating into MGDPVPFSILNERLRPQLTAMEQLCYSLHTLEDGHQLPGIVSGSSTTRSTILRDEIQTQDDSSSTTTEPEDDPEKEDVVTERLTSLTEEGDNCHDLLTMTSTCLMQSLTAEDAGPDGSGELTVVKESLAIENGDPGVLTMVSEGDGSDEVSEDKSPFRRSYVDRTLPDLIRSGQQLGRRRTLGPVSDTLKEVRREVALSVRRSLRLKAQVDKLQENRDEPGWIQHREKVTEEVQSVLRLLLPLTEAESSTVEPSVQENSLDTALVLLQNVARKLALSHTAQDSQFWVKKGNGMDDSAVLQQALRDRDDAMDKKKAMEAELLRSKTEMMLLNNQLLEAVQKRLELSLELEAWKDDIQRILQQQLQSQQAAEQAQRKPSRLGLLRRTKEPPHQRPASTPAPSPALQRTPVTWRDRLKRGKTGRHGDQDAAQASPVSRSSSSSSRLEGFHTIDL
- the LOC139387905 gene encoding bicaudal-D-related protein 2-like isoform X2, whose protein sequence is MGDPVPFSILNERLRPQLTAMEQLCYSLHTLEDGHQLPGIVSGSSTTRSTILRDEIQTQDDSSSTTTEPEDDPEKEDVVTERLTSLTEEGDNCHDLLTMTSTCLMQSLTAEDAGPDGSGELTVVKESLAIENGDPGVLTMVSEGDGSDEVSEDKSPFRRSYVDRTLPDLIRSGQQLGRRRTLGPVSDTLKEVRREVALSVRRSLRLKAQVDKLQENRDEPGWIQHREKVTEEVQSVLRLLLPLTEAESSTVEPSVQENSLDTALVLLQNVARKLALSHTAQDSQFWVKKGNGMDDSAVLQQALRDRDDAMDKKKAMEAELLRSKTEMMLLNNQLLEAVQKRLELSLELEAWKDDIQRILQQQLQSQQAAEQAQRKPSRLGLLRRTKEPPHQRPASTPAPSPALQRTPVTWRDRLKRGKTGRHGDQDAAQASPVSRGRRVAAADWRGFIP